Genomic window (Chloroflexota bacterium):
GCACCCATAAACCCACGCCAATCGCTGTTAACAAGAACAACACTGCAAGCAGATGATTTTTCATAATTCTATGACGTCGCATAACAGGCTCCTGTTTCGGCAATAGCTCCATTCCATCCATTATATATTATTCCGGCAGCGTGCGATACACGCCATCGGCATCGGGGAGAAAATCGCTCACGCGGATCACCGCATCCAGGTTGAGCGGCCCGTAGATGTGCGGGAACTCGTCGCCATCGGCGGCCTCCCAGCGGATTTCGGCGGCGATTTTTTCAGGCTCTAGCCAAAGGAGCACCAAATCAGGAATTTGCTGATAAAAAGTATTCACTACTTTAAAAATCTGGTCGGGACGTGAACAATGGATAAAGCCTTCGCTCTCTAATGAGGCGGCGCGGTACGCCCCGGCCCTTTGAGCAACTTCCCAATCGGCACGGGTGCAGAGATGTACAATGACGGTTTTACTCGATGACATTAGCGTACTCCTTGCAAAGTGTAAAACAACATTCCCAAATATTCTTTTAAAGCCCCGGTTGTGCCGCTTAGATTACTCGCTGTCGGAAAAAAATTGATCAATTGGGCTGCCAAATTTGGCGACCATAGTTGTTGCCACGAAGCCTCGGTGATACTGTAATCGGTGGGCGCGGGTATCACTTCAAAACCCTGCGCTTCGAAGATATGCACAGCACGCGGCATGTGTTTTGCTGAAGTTACGAGGATAATTCGTTCGATGCTTTTTTCGACCAAAAATTCCCAGCTATAGTGAGCGTTTTCGGCGGTATTGCGCGATGATTTTTCCAGCCAGATCGCATCATCAGGCACGCCCAGCATATCTAGCAGAACAGCCATATCTTCGGATTCAGTGGTGTCTGGCCCAACCAGCGGAACATTGCCCCCCGATGCGAGAATATATGGCGCCGCTCCCTGATGATAAAGATGCGCGGCGTAAATCACGCGGTCTCCACTCCCGCCCACTTCAACAGTGCTACGCGGATATTGAGCGGGCTGCGTCCCGCCGCTAAGCAACACAATTACCTCAGCGTGGGGAAGTGTTTCAGGGGGGAAATACTGCCACTCGAGGGCGCGTGCCAAGCTATCCGCGACCCAAGTATTACCGCCAATCCAGAGCAACGCAATCGCAATGACCATCGCCGCACGCTGCCAACCGGGGCGTTTGCGCAGCCACAGCGCCAGCAGGAGCAAAATCCACATCAGACCGACAGGATAGATAAACAGGGGAATAAATTTTGAGAGAAAGAAAGTGAGCATAACCCCCACAGTATACTGTGCTTTTCGAGAAGCAGGAAAGTGAATTTCTCACCACAATACCCCAGGGTACAGGCAGCACAGAGAATTTAGCGTACTCTGGGAATCGTCGGGGTGGTTGTCCGAATTTGAGGGTATGCAGCGGACAAAGCTCGCTGCATACCCTCAAATTCGGGATTTTTCAAGGATAGGCTACATAATCCAGCGTCATCGAAACTTCGTCTTCGGTTTCTAAAATCCCGCCGATACTGATCGGGCCAAAGCCAAAATCGCTCATCAGAAAAGTAGTCGTAGCCTGTCCGCTCAGGGCGCCATTTTCCAGTTTGGCGCTAACATTGAAGGCCAGCGGCAAAGTAGTCTCGCGGATCGTAGTATCACCCATCACCTGGAACGTGATCTCATCGCCAGGGGCGTAGTTCTCTGGCAGACCTGTGATGGCGGTGGGCGCAAACGTCACCGTGGGAAATTTGGTCGATTCCAGAAAACGGTCGCGAATGGTGTTATCGCGTCGGCTGCTATCCGATGTAAATTCAACCACCTCGGCGGTGATCGTACTCAGTGCGGCGCTCTGCAGGTTGGCAGTGTCGAGCGTAATCGTTCCGGCAACCGAGCCGGTCACACCCACCGCGGTAGCGAATTTATTATTCTGGTTGATGAAGGTCTCGCCGACCGAATAAGACAGCGTAGTTTCACCCGCGGCCAGGGTGTAGGTCAGCGCGCCATCAGCGGGGGCAGCAGCCTCTTCGGCGGGCATTTCTTCATCATGGGTATCCGCCGCGGGCATCGCTTCCACATCAGTCTGGGGGACTTCGGTTTCTGCCGGGGCAACTTCCGCCGTCTGGCAGGCTGCTAATAAAAAGACCAGCAAAATCATCATTATCAAGTTGCGTTTCATGGTATTTTCCTCCAAATGCAAAGCTGACAAGAAATGCCTGTCAGATTCGTAACAACTCAACGCATACCCTTTTTCGGAATTCTCTCTATGAAGACTATAAACTGAGCAGTTACTCTAATTCAATATTTGATAGGGCGTTCGCCGCGCAGTGATCAAATGTCAAAAAACAGAGGGGTGCGCTACGGTCGTGAGAAAACCCTGATTTAACAGCAAGTTTAATAATTAAGATAAATATTGTCAAATTAACAAGTGGTGAGAAGCCCTCTATGGCACTTTTCGCGCCATAAAATAATGCAGCCCTGAAACCGGAATCACAAACTCATTCCCCAGCGGTTGAAAGCCCATCACGCGATAGAACCCCAAAACCACCGTGCGCGCATAACACCACAATAAGTTGCCCCCCATTTCAGCGACATGGTCAATACAATGCCCCAACAAGGTGCGCCCCACCCCCAGGCCATGAAACGCATCCTGCACTGCCATACCACGCAAACGCCAGGCGAGCGGATTTTCGCTCTCGGGTAGTATATCGGGAAAAACG
Coding sequences:
- a CDS encoding YceI family protein, translated to MKRNLIMMILLVFLLAACQTAEVAPAETEVPQTDVEAMPAADTHDEEMPAEEAAAPADGALTYTLAAGETTLSYSVGETFINQNNKFATAVGVTGSVAGTITLDTANLQSAALSTITAEVVEFTSDSSRRDNTIRDRFLESTKFPTVTFAPTAITGLPENYAPGDEITFQVMGDTTIRETTLPLAFNVSAKLENGALSGQATTTFLMSDFGFGPISIGGILETEDEVSMTLDYVAYP
- a CDS encoding YdcF family protein, which gives rise to MLTFFLSKFIPLFIYPVGLMWILLLLALWLRKRPGWQRAAMVIAIALLWIGGNTWVADSLARALEWQYFPPETLPHAEVIVLLSGGTQPAQYPRSTVEVGGSGDRVIYAAHLYHQGAAPYILASGGNVPLVGPDTTESEDMAVLLDMLGVPDDAIWLEKSSRNTAENAHYSWEFLVEKSIERIILVTSAKHMPRAVHIFEAQGFEVIPAPTDYSITEASWQQLWSPNLAAQLINFFPTASNLSGTTGALKEYLGMLFYTLQGVR
- a CDS encoding DUF952 domain-containing protein, whose amino-acid sequence is MSSSKTVIVHLCTRADWEVAQRAGAYRAASLESEGFIHCSRPDQIFKVVNTFYQQIPDLVLLWLEPEKIAAEIRWEAADGDEFPHIYGPLNLDAVIRVSDFLPDADGVYRTLPE
- a CDS encoding GNAT family N-acetyltransferase, with the translated sequence MCAAHILVQPVTADEALPIRAAVLRPGLALSAAAYAGDAHPEAYHAGAFVCGNLIGVATVFPDILPESENPLAWRLRGMAVQDAFHGLGVGRTLLGHCIDHVAEMGGNLLWCYARTVVLGFYRVMGFQPLGNEFVIPVSGLHYFMARKVP